Proteins encoded within one genomic window of Microbacterium sp. LKL04:
- a CDS encoding Dabb family protein: MTIQHTVVFALHHAEESSEEKTFLTDAQRSLTAIPGVQQFRINRQISPKSDLRWQFTMLFDDQDAYDAYNAHPDHVAFVESRWSHEVRDFQEFDFVAGD; encoded by the coding sequence ATGACCATCCAGCACACCGTCGTCTTCGCCCTGCACCACGCGGAGGAGTCCTCCGAAGAGAAGACCTTCCTGACGGACGCGCAACGGTCCCTCACGGCCATCCCCGGCGTCCAGCAGTTCCGGATCAACCGTCAGATCAGCCCGAAGAGCGATCTCCGTTGGCAGTTCACGATGCTGTTCGACGACCAGGACGCGTACGACGCGTACAACGCCCACCCCGACCACGTCGCCTTCGTCGAGAGCCGCTGGAGCCACGAGGTCCGCGACTTCCAGGAGTTCGACTTCGTCGCCGGCGACTGA
- a CDS encoding ABC transporter ATP-binding protein gives MLGTLLVRYLRTYRWLLIGVLIFQFASAMAALYLPRLNADIIDKGVTQGDVGYIWSHGVLMLAIALGQIVASIVATFFAARAAMAVGRDIRRDVFERVSGFSEREVTQFGAGSLITRNTNDVQQVQMLAMMGATMLVTAPLLAIGGIIMALQQDVGLSWLIGVSVPALLVIGILIISRMVPLFRSYQTKLDAVNRILREQLTGVRVVRAFVREPIEEERFRGANTDILVVGRKVGSLFVLMFPLAMLVLNVTVVGVIWFGGIEVNEGSVQIGTLFAFMQYIGQILMGVLMATFMTIMIPRAAVSADRIGEVLAVDGGLARPAQPVRDFPRPGAVEFEDVSFTYPGADSPVLEGLTFAAAPGETVAVVGSTGAGKTTLVSLIPRLFDVTGGSVRVAGVDVREADLDELWKGIGLVPQRAFLFTGTVASNLRFGREDATDDEIWHALEIAQGRDFVEEMEGGLDARIAQGGTNVSGGQRQRLSIARAIVHRPDILVFDDSFSALDLSTDARLRQALWRELPEVTKIVVAQRVSTIMDADRIVVLDAGRMVGVGTHSELLATNETYREIVESQLGVDA, from the coding sequence ATGCTCGGAACCCTTCTGGTCCGGTACCTCCGGACCTACCGCTGGCTGCTGATCGGCGTGCTGATCTTCCAGTTCGCCTCCGCCATGGCGGCGCTGTACCTCCCTCGGCTGAACGCCGACATCATCGACAAGGGCGTCACCCAGGGCGACGTCGGCTACATCTGGTCGCACGGCGTGCTCATGCTCGCCATCGCACTCGGCCAGATCGTCGCCTCGATCGTGGCCACTTTCTTCGCGGCCCGCGCCGCGATGGCCGTCGGCCGCGACATCCGGCGAGACGTCTTCGAACGGGTCAGTGGATTCTCCGAACGCGAAGTGACGCAGTTCGGTGCCGGATCGCTCATCACGCGCAACACGAACGACGTGCAGCAGGTGCAGATGCTGGCGATGATGGGCGCGACGATGCTCGTCACCGCTCCCCTGCTCGCCATCGGCGGGATCATCATGGCCCTGCAGCAGGACGTCGGCCTCAGCTGGCTGATCGGCGTATCCGTGCCGGCGCTGCTGGTGATCGGCATCCTCATCATCAGCCGCATGGTGCCGTTGTTCCGCAGCTACCAGACCAAGCTCGACGCCGTGAACCGGATCCTGCGCGAGCAGCTCACCGGTGTGCGCGTCGTCCGCGCCTTCGTGCGCGAGCCGATCGAGGAGGAGCGCTTCCGAGGCGCGAACACCGACATCCTCGTCGTCGGCCGCAAGGTCGGGTCGCTGTTCGTCCTGATGTTCCCCCTCGCGATGCTCGTGCTCAACGTCACGGTGGTCGGCGTCATCTGGTTCGGCGGCATCGAGGTCAACGAGGGGTCCGTGCAGATCGGGACTCTGTTCGCCTTCATGCAGTACATCGGCCAGATCCTCATGGGCGTCCTGATGGCCACCTTCATGACGATCATGATCCCGCGCGCCGCGGTCTCGGCAGACCGCATCGGCGAGGTTCTCGCCGTCGACGGCGGACTCGCCCGTCCCGCGCAGCCCGTGCGGGACTTCCCCCGGCCCGGTGCCGTCGAGTTCGAGGATGTGTCCTTCACCTACCCCGGCGCCGACTCGCCCGTGCTCGAAGGCCTGACTTTCGCCGCCGCCCCCGGCGAGACGGTCGCCGTGGTCGGCTCGACCGGCGCGGGGAAGACGACGCTCGTCTCGCTCATCCCCCGCCTGTTCGACGTCACCGGCGGCTCGGTGCGGGTCGCCGGCGTCGACGTGCGCGAGGCCGACCTCGACGAGCTCTGGAAAGGCATCGGCCTGGTCCCTCAGCGGGCCTTCCTGTTCACCGGAACCGTTGCGTCCAATCTGCGCTTCGGGCGTGAGGATGCCACCGACGATGAGATCTGGCACGCCTTGGAGATCGCGCAGGGCCGCGACTTCGTGGAGGAGATGGAGGGCGGTCTCGACGCCCGCATCGCGCAGGGGGGTACGAACGTCTCGGGCGGTCAGCGGCAGCGGCTGTCGATCGCCCGCGCCATCGTGCACCGCCCCGACATCCTTGTGTTCGACGACTCGTTCTCGGCCCTCGACCTCTCGACCGACGCGCGACTACGACAGGCACTGTGGCGTGAATTGCCGGAGGTGACGAAGATCGTCGTCGCCCAGCGCGTGTCGACGATCATGGACGCCGACCGGATCGTCGTCCTCGACGCCGGCCGCATGGTCGGCGTGGGCACGCACAGCGAACTCCTCGCGACCAACGAGACGTACCGCGAGATCGTCGAATCGCAGCTGGGAGTGGACGCATGA
- a CDS encoding SRPBCC family protein, translating to MTATFTEVTRASCTPEELFELSLSIDTHLESMARSGERAVGGVTSGTIGLGESVTWRARHFGIVWTMTSRIMALERPHLFVDEQVRGPFRSFRHEHRFEREGDGTVMTDTITLRSPLLGWIVEPLLLRPYLQRLIRSRNRVLVSSLGRSSPDQVS from the coding sequence ATGACCGCCACCTTCACCGAGGTCACTCGGGCGTCCTGCACGCCCGAGGAGCTGTTCGAGCTGTCGCTGTCGATCGACACGCACCTGGAGTCGATGGCGCGGTCCGGCGAGCGTGCGGTCGGGGGTGTCACGAGCGGCACGATCGGCCTGGGTGAGAGCGTCACCTGGCGGGCGCGCCACTTCGGGATCGTCTGGACCATGACGTCCCGGATCATGGCGCTCGAACGACCCCACCTCTTCGTGGACGAGCAGGTACGCGGGCCGTTCCGGTCGTTCCGGCACGAGCACCGATTCGAGCGCGAGGGCGACGGGACGGTCATGACCGACACGATCACCCTGCGCTCGCCATTGCTCGGGTGGATCGTCGAGCCGCTGCTCCTGCGGCCCTATCTGCAGCGGCTCATCCGCTCACGCAACCGCGTCCTCGTCTCCTCGCTGGGACGATCGAGTCCGGATCAGGTGTCCTGA
- a CDS encoding response regulator: MAISVLVVDDDDDIAMLLVSSLERAGISVVRAGNGREGVERVREHRPRVVLMDWMMPGTDGIQASQEIRRSVDIRQPHIIMLTARVHSSDREVALRAGVNEVVAKPFRPREIVGHVKELLELAG, from the coding sequence GTGGCGATATCGGTGCTGGTGGTTGACGACGACGACGACATCGCCATGCTCCTCGTCTCCAGCCTCGAGCGTGCCGGCATCTCCGTCGTTCGGGCGGGCAACGGACGCGAGGGGGTCGAACGGGTGCGCGAGCACCGTCCGCGGGTCGTCCTGATGGACTGGATGATGCCCGGGACAGACGGCATCCAGGCTTCTCAGGAAATCCGTCGGAGCGTCGATATCCGGCAGCCGCACATCATCATGCTGACCGCGCGCGTCCACAGCAGCGACCGCGAGGTGGCACTCCGCGCCGGCGTGAACGAGGTCGTCGCGAAGCCGTTCCGCCCGCGCGAGATCGTCGGACACGTCAAAGAGCTCCTCGAGCTCGCGGGCTGA
- a CDS encoding alkene reductase — translation MSLYESAVFGALDLSNRVVMAPLTRTRAAEDGVPNDVMVEYYRQRAGLGLIITEGTWPVAAGKSYPGQPGIETDEQIAGWRKVADAVHAEGGTIVMQLMHGGRVSHPEISGVELVVGPSAIASPGQGRTVTGEKVDLPVPHALTTAEVGDVVEEFVQAARNAIAAGMDGVEVHGANSYLVHQFLSPESNVRGDVYGGSPENRARFGVEVTRAVAEAVGAERTGIRLSPQHQIPGVLESDDADARATYTALSEGLAPLGLAFVDILHAEPKSDLVQHIRHAAGAPTILNSGFGVVTSREEAEELVLEGWADAVAVGRPVIANPDLPTRWEQRAELNEPRPELFYAGGAEGYTDYPSLAEVRAER, via the coding sequence ATGAGCCTGTACGAATCCGCCGTCTTCGGCGCCCTCGATCTGTCCAACCGTGTCGTCATGGCACCGCTCACCCGCACGCGGGCTGCGGAGGACGGCGTTCCGAACGACGTGATGGTGGAGTACTACCGCCAGCGTGCGGGCCTGGGCCTCATCATCACCGAGGGAACCTGGCCGGTCGCCGCCGGGAAGTCGTACCCGGGACAGCCCGGAATCGAGACCGATGAGCAGATCGCCGGATGGCGCAAGGTCGCCGACGCGGTGCACGCGGAGGGCGGCACGATCGTCATGCAGCTCATGCACGGCGGCCGGGTCTCGCATCCGGAGATCTCCGGTGTCGAGCTCGTCGTCGGCCCGAGTGCGATCGCCTCGCCGGGGCAGGGTCGCACCGTCACGGGTGAGAAGGTGGACCTCCCCGTCCCGCACGCCCTCACGACCGCCGAGGTCGGTGACGTCGTCGAGGAGTTCGTTCAGGCGGCGCGCAATGCGATCGCGGCAGGCATGGACGGGGTGGAGGTCCACGGCGCGAACAGCTACCTGGTGCACCAGTTCCTCTCCCCCGAGTCCAACGTCCGGGGCGACGTCTACGGCGGCTCGCCCGAGAACCGCGCGCGGTTCGGCGTCGAGGTGACCCGTGCGGTCGCCGAGGCGGTCGGGGCGGAGCGCACCGGCATCCGTCTCTCGCCGCAGCATCAGATCCCGGGGGTCCTCGAGAGCGACGACGCCGACGCGCGCGCGACCTACACGGCTCTTTCGGAGGGCCTCGCCCCGCTCGGCCTGGCGTTCGTCGACATCCTGCACGCCGAGCCGAAGAGCGACCTCGTTCAGCACATCCGCCACGCGGCGGGTGCGCCGACGATCCTCAACTCGGGTTTCGGCGTCGTCACGTCCCGCGAAGAGGCCGAGGAGCTCGTGCTCGAAGGCTGGGCGGATGCCGTCGCGGTGGGCCGTCCCGTCATCGCCAACCCGGATCTGCCGACCCGCTGGGAGCAGCGCGCCGAGCTCAACGAGCCGCGCCCGGAGCTCTTCTACGCCGGCGGAGCAGAGGGCTACACGGACTACCCGTCGCTCGCCGAGGTGCGCGCGGAGCGCTGA
- a CDS encoding ABC transporter ATP-binding protein, with amino-acid sequence MSSPDTQMTEDEKLEAELAEQARLNSGSWDSVAPGKASQFGPSFVRMIGLLAPFKWMFGLVTVAGAIGVVLAVIAPKVLGEATNIVFEGFLSKTLGDNPAFAGLTQSETVDALRSQGQDDFANIVAAMQSYTPGSGVDFDALKVIITWVLVIYVVSAILTWAQGYVINVIMVRTMWRLREDVEAKLNRLPLSHFDRVQRGELISRVTNDIDNITQTMQQSLSGALTAVLTVVGVLVMMFSISWQLAIVALIALPLMAIIFGVIGPKSQKAFGVQWRKVGRLNARVEESFSGHSLVRVFGREADARAKFQEENEELYQAAFKAQFLSGMIMPSMTFVGSLTYVGIAVLGGLQVASGQLRLGDVQAFIQYSQQFTQPLSELGGMAAVVQSGTASAERVFELLDADEQEPDAADAPARGDGRGVIEFEHVKFAYAPEHPLITDLSFRVEPGQTVAIVGPTGAGKTTLVNLLMRFYELDGGRILLDGQDIAQLSRDDVRSRTGMVLQDPWLFAGTIRENIRYGRESATDDEIVDAAVATRVDRFVRSLPDGYDTMLDEDASNVSAGEKQLITIARAFVAQPAVLILDEATSSVDTRTELLLQHAMAALREGRTSFVIAHRLSTIRDADLILVMEHGDIVEKGTHEELISQQGAYYRLYRSQFEQAHDDLVEAAPAEEGAPSDG; translated from the coding sequence ATGAGCTCGCCCGACACGCAGATGACCGAAGACGAGAAGCTCGAGGCCGAGCTCGCCGAGCAGGCGCGCCTGAACAGCGGATCGTGGGATTCGGTCGCGCCCGGCAAAGCGTCGCAGTTCGGTCCGAGCTTCGTCCGCATGATCGGGCTGCTGGCTCCGTTCAAGTGGATGTTCGGTCTCGTCACCGTCGCCGGAGCCATCGGCGTGGTGCTCGCGGTCATCGCTCCGAAGGTGCTCGGAGAGGCGACGAACATCGTCTTCGAGGGCTTCCTGTCGAAGACCCTCGGCGACAACCCGGCCTTCGCGGGACTGACCCAGAGCGAGACGGTCGACGCGCTCCGCAGCCAGGGCCAGGACGACTTCGCGAACATCGTCGCCGCGATGCAGAGCTACACGCCCGGATCGGGCGTCGACTTCGACGCCCTCAAGGTGATCATCACGTGGGTGCTCGTCATCTACGTGGTCTCAGCAATCCTGACGTGGGCGCAGGGCTACGTCATCAACGTCATCATGGTGCGCACCATGTGGCGTCTGCGCGAGGACGTCGAAGCGAAGCTCAACCGTCTGCCGCTGTCGCACTTCGACCGCGTCCAGCGCGGTGAACTCATCTCGCGCGTCACGAACGACATCGACAACATCACGCAGACGATGCAGCAGTCCCTGTCGGGAGCACTGACGGCCGTGCTCACGGTCGTGGGCGTGCTCGTCATGATGTTCTCCATCTCGTGGCAGCTCGCGATCGTGGCGCTCATCGCCCTTCCCCTCATGGCGATCATCTTCGGCGTCATCGGCCCGAAGTCGCAGAAGGCCTTCGGCGTGCAGTGGCGCAAGGTCGGCCGGCTGAACGCCCGCGTCGAGGAGTCCTTCTCGGGTCACTCGCTCGTCCGCGTGTTCGGCCGCGAGGCAGACGCGCGCGCGAAGTTCCAGGAGGAGAACGAGGAGCTCTATCAGGCCGCGTTCAAGGCGCAGTTCCTCTCGGGCATGATCATGCCGTCCATGACGTTCGTCGGCAGCCTCACCTATGTCGGCATCGCCGTACTCGGCGGACTGCAGGTCGCCAGCGGCCAGCTTCGCCTGGGCGACGTGCAGGCGTTCATCCAGTACTCGCAGCAGTTCACGCAGCCGTTGTCGGAGCTCGGCGGCATGGCCGCGGTCGTCCAGTCGGGCACCGCGTCTGCCGAGCGCGTGTTCGAACTCCTCGACGCCGACGAGCAGGAACCGGATGCCGCCGACGCCCCCGCGCGTGGTGACGGCCGCGGTGTCATCGAGTTCGAGCATGTGAAGTTCGCGTACGCGCCCGAGCACCCACTCATCACGGACCTGTCGTTCCGGGTCGAGCCGGGGCAGACCGTGGCGATCGTCGGTCCCACGGGCGCCGGCAAGACGACGCTCGTGAACCTGCTCATGCGGTTCTACGAGCTCGACGGTGGTCGCATCCTGCTCGACGGGCAGGACATCGCGCAGCTCTCGCGCGATGACGTGCGCTCGCGCACCGGCATGGTGCTGCAGGACCCGTGGCTGTTCGCCGGGACGATCCGCGAGAACATCCGTTACGGCCGCGAATCGGCGACCGACGACGAGATCGTGGATGCCGCGGTCGCGACCCGCGTGGACCGGTTCGTCCGCTCTCTGCCCGATGGCTACGACACGATGCTCGACGAGGACGCCTCCAACGTGTCCGCCGGAGAGAAGCAGCTCATCACGATCGCTCGCGCCTTCGTCGCACAGCCGGCGGTGCTGATCCTCGACGAGGCGACATCCTCCGTCGACACCCGCACCGAGCTGCTGCTGCAGCACGCGATGGCAGCGCTGCGTGAGGGACGGACCTCGTTCGTCATCGCGCACCGGTTGTCGACGATCCGCGATGCGGACCTCATCCTCGTGATGGAGCACGGCGACATCGTCGAGAAGGGCACGCACGAGGAGCTGATCTCGCAGCAGGGCGCCTACTACCGCCTCTACCGCTCGCAGTTCGAGCAGGCGCACGACGACCTGGTCGAGGCGGCACCGGCCGAGGAGGGCGCTCCGTCGGACGGGTGA
- a CDS encoding AAA family ATPase: protein MSIGSDPARATAHVTGGTARFTATDGAEEMFEAADADAVRRLVVDRVRADAAATGTPIELLTSGDRGDHRLVVDPAGDIDVELDDRTVTRAELRQQAWWTTDPEPADQAEPEAELEAEPGSEADPEPEADPEPQADPEPEADPEPHVEPVLVAEVPAFFPPSAGDDGDDDDLDDPTPAGWEPARVTEIPAAAPAPDDAASGGPTTGTDPVEVARASFAAEDQPAPVEVAATEPTAPEAFTPEVTTPDAAPAADTAFEASAAQGPRPSFIEPPSDHPATVTGWRAFFVRIGLPVKPSKAEIERAEREKAVSRQWAGCRAIAVANGKGGVGKTMTTAVLSAVFARHGGGNVLAWDNNDTRGTLGWRTEQGDYDTTIRDLLPEAPRLLEATASVSDIARFVHHQSVDRYDVLRSNPELLAADQRITTADFDLLAQVAARYYRMVIFDSGNDESADRWLRMIDSAHQLVVPTLAAPESAESAALLLDALRKRDEHSRRLADGAVVVVGQSERAGIGAAQRIAAGFEGHVRAVEIIPFDDSLKAGRIRYDALQPRTKDAWMRAAAAVARGL from the coding sequence ATGAGCATTGGCAGCGACCCGGCACGCGCGACTGCGCACGTCACCGGCGGAACCGCACGGTTCACGGCGACCGACGGTGCGGAGGAGATGTTCGAGGCCGCTGACGCGGACGCAGTGCGTCGCCTCGTCGTCGATCGTGTCCGAGCGGATGCCGCGGCGACCGGCACGCCCATCGAACTGCTCACGAGCGGGGACCGCGGCGACCACCGACTCGTCGTCGATCCTGCCGGCGACATCGACGTCGAGCTGGACGACCGCACCGTGACCCGCGCCGAGCTCCGACAGCAGGCGTGGTGGACGACCGATCCGGAGCCGGCGGACCAAGCCGAGCCCGAGGCGGAGCTCGAGGCAGAGCCCGGGTCCGAGGCGGACCCCGAGCCCGAGGCGGACCCGGAGCCGCAGGCGGACCCGGAGCCCGAGGCGGACCCGGAGCCGCACGTCGAACCCGTCCTCGTCGCAGAGGTACCCGCGTTCTTCCCGCCCTCGGCCGGCGACGACGGCGATGACGATGACCTCGACGATCCGACTCCCGCCGGATGGGAACCCGCCCGCGTGACCGAGATCCCTGCTGCGGCACCCGCTCCGGACGATGCGGCGAGCGGTGGGCCGACCACCGGGACCGACCCGGTCGAGGTCGCTCGGGCGTCCTTCGCCGCGGAGGACCAGCCCGCCCCCGTCGAGGTCGCCGCGACCGAGCCCACTGCGCCCGAGGCGTTCACGCCCGAGGTCACGACACCCGACGCGGCGCCCGCAGCCGACACGGCGTTCGAGGCATCCGCTGCTCAGGGTCCGCGCCCGTCGTTCATCGAGCCGCCGAGCGATCATCCCGCCACCGTGACCGGCTGGCGCGCGTTCTTCGTGCGCATCGGCCTTCCCGTGAAGCCGTCGAAGGCAGAGATCGAGCGCGCGGAGCGCGAGAAGGCGGTGTCGCGCCAGTGGGCGGGATGCCGCGCGATCGCGGTCGCGAACGGCAAGGGCGGCGTCGGCAAGACGATGACCACGGCGGTCCTGTCCGCGGTGTTCGCGCGGCACGGCGGCGGCAACGTCCTCGCCTGGGACAACAACGACACCCGCGGCACGCTCGGTTGGCGCACCGAACAGGGCGATTACGACACGACGATCCGCGACCTGCTGCCCGAAGCGCCGCGGCTGCTCGAGGCGACGGCATCCGTCTCGGACATCGCCCGGTTCGTCCATCACCAGTCGGTGGACCGCTACGACGTGCTCCGCTCCAACCCCGAACTGCTCGCCGCGGACCAGCGCATCACGACGGCCGACTTCGATCTGCTCGCGCAGGTCGCGGCCCGGTACTACCGCATGGTGATCTTCGATTCCGGCAACGACGAGTCGGCCGATCGCTGGCTGCGGATGATCGATTCGGCGCACCAGCTCGTCGTTCCGACGCTCGCCGCGCCCGAGTCGGCGGAATCGGCTGCGCTCCTCCTCGACGCTCTCCGCAAGCGCGACGAGCACTCCCGCCGGCTCGCCGACGGCGCCGTCGTCGTCGTCGGGCAGTCCGAGCGTGCGGGGATCGGCGCCGCGCAGCGGATCGCCGCGGGCTTCGAGGGTCACGTCCGTGCGGTCGAGATCATCCCCTTCGACGACTCCCTGAAGGCGGGTCGCATCCGCTACGACGCGCTCCAGCCCCGGACGAAGGACGCCTGGATGCGCGCCGCGGCCGCGGTGGCTCGAGGATTGTAG
- a CDS encoding Gfo/Idh/MocA family protein, whose protein sequence is MPLIPAPRLIDPAAVPALRWGVIGTGIADQFVHAIHAHTVQRAVAVTARDAAKTRAFAERHGIARVHASVDGLLADAEVDVVYVATPHPLHRELALAAIAAGKHVLVEKPIAMSAVDAREILDAGRAAGVLVMEAMWTRYLPQADVVAQLLDAGTIGEVALVRADFGSLVEFDATSRMFDPALGGGAMLDLGVYPVSFAASIIGAPSVVRAVGTLAPTGVDDSATIALRTDAGAQAALTAGFRAVTPIEATIFGSQGRIDVLSPFFGPSGIRLTLPDGTAEEWRDDALPQVHDGLSYQATAFASFVAAGLLESPLHPHDEVVSVLETIDEVRRQIAAG, encoded by the coding sequence ATGCCTCTCATCCCCGCGCCGCGCCTGATCGACCCTGCCGCTGTCCCCGCCCTTCGCTGGGGCGTGATCGGCACCGGCATCGCCGACCAGTTCGTGCACGCGATCCACGCGCACACAGTGCAGCGTGCCGTCGCCGTGACGGCGCGCGACGCGGCGAAGACCCGGGCCTTCGCGGAGCGGCACGGCATCGCGCGCGTGCATGCGTCCGTCGACGGCCTCCTCGCCGACGCCGAGGTCGACGTCGTCTACGTCGCGACGCCGCATCCGCTCCACCGCGAGCTCGCGCTCGCCGCGATCGCCGCGGGCAAGCACGTGCTCGTCGAGAAGCCCATCGCGATGTCAGCGGTCGACGCGCGCGAGATCCTCGACGCGGGTCGCGCCGCGGGCGTGCTCGTCATGGAGGCGATGTGGACCCGCTACCTCCCGCAGGCCGACGTCGTCGCCCAGCTGCTCGATGCCGGGACGATCGGCGAGGTCGCCCTCGTGCGCGCCGACTTCGGCTCGCTCGTCGAGTTCGACGCCACGAGCCGCATGTTCGATCCGGCGCTCGGCGGCGGCGCGATGCTCGACCTCGGCGTGTACCCCGTCTCGTTCGCGGCGTCGATCATCGGCGCCCCGAGCGTCGTCCGCGCGGTGGGCACGCTGGCGCCCACCGGCGTCGACGACAGCGCCACGATCGCCCTGCGGACGGATGCCGGGGCCCAGGCCGCGCTCACCGCCGGCTTCCGGGCCGTCACGCCGATCGAGGCGACGATCTTCGGTTCGCAAGGACGCATCGACGTGCTGAGCCCGTTCTTCGGGCCGAGCGGCATCCGCCTCACCCTGCCCGACGGCACCGCCGAGGAGTGGCGCGACGACGCCCTGCCGCAGGTGCACGACGGCCTCAGCTACCAGGCGACAGCGTTCGCGTCGTTCGTGGCAGCCGGGCTCCTCGAGTCGCCGCTGCACCCGCACGACGAGGTCGTGTCGGTCCTCGAGACGATCGACGAGGTCCGTCGCCAGATCGCCGCCGGCTGA